One stretch of Paroedura picta isolate Pp20150507F chromosome 13, Ppicta_v3.0, whole genome shotgun sequence DNA includes these proteins:
- the CLIC2 gene encoding chloride intracellular channel protein 2 yields the protein MASRLRSPLKDPEIELFVKAGLDGKNIGNCPFCQSLFMVLWLKGVRFNVTTVDMTRKPEELKNLAPGIKPPFLVFNKELKTDFLKIEDFLEQTLAPPKYPSLAPKYKDSLHVGADIFAKFSAYIKNPHKEANKDLEKALLRQFKRLDDYLNAPLPEEIDQDSTEEVVVSRRKFLDGDWMTLADCNLLPKLNIIKIAAKTYRNFEIPRKMTAVWRYLQNAYTRDEFSDTCPADEEIERTYSNVAKKMS from the exons TGTGAAG GCTGGCTTGGATGGGAAGAACATTGGGAACTGCCCCTTCTGTCAGAGCCTTTTCATGGTGCTGTGGCTCAAAGGTGTCCGATTCAACGTGACAACAGTTGACATGACAAG GAAACCAGAAGAGCTGAAGAATTTGGCTCCTGGGATAAAACCTCCCTTCTTGGTGTTCAACAAGGAGCTGAAAACTGACTTCCTGAAGATTGAGGACTTCCTGGAACAGACCCTGGCCCCTCCCAA GTACCCTTCACTTGCTCCCAAATACAAGGATTCTCTGCATGTTGGTGCAGACATCTTTGCCAAGTTCTCTGCTTACATCAAGAACCCTCATAAAGAAGCAAAcaaag ATCTGGAGAAAGCTTTGCTGAGACAGTTCAAGCGCCTGGATGATTATCTGAACGCCCCTCTCCCAGAGGAAATTGACCAGGATAGCACTGAGGAAGTGGTGGTCTCTAGAAGGAAGTTTTTGGATGGGGACTGGATGACGCTAGCCGATTGTAACCTGCTGCCCAAACTCAACATCATCAAG ATTGCTGCAAAAACCTACCGTAACTTTGAAATCCCACGGAAGATGACAGCAGTCTGGCGCTACCTCCAGAATGCTTACACCCGTGATGAATTCAGCGACACTTGCCCAGCAGATGAAGAGATTGAACGCACCTACAGCAATGTGGCCAAGAAGATGAGCTAA
- the LOC143823192 gene encoding uncharacterized protein LOC143823192, with the protein MHPQILAYAVLVLLEACSLNAFPVYPEIDSTHDFNMLDNLAGFVPDDVPSAALHPSLNLNSALSAPEGGGNQMQQAGQRTGGKESPLDETPENLVEDVKAILWKLAAADKLRSQAFVKTEQSPQKPSKRACFWKYCVTN; encoded by the exons atgcATCCCCAAATTCTGGCATATGCGGTTCTTGTACTTTTAGAAGCTTGCAGCTTGAATGCCTTTCCCGTTTACCCAGAAATCGACAGCACTCATG ATTTTAACATGTTGGACAACTTGGCGGGGTTTGTACCCGATGATGTGCCATCTGCTGCATTACACCCATCCCTAAATCTGAACTCTGCTCTCTCTGCCCCGGAAGGAGGCGGTAACCAGATGCAGCAGGCTGGACAGCGGACAG GAGGCAAAGAATCGCCGCTGGATGAGACCCCTGAGAACCTG GTGGAAGACGTGAAGGCCATTCTGTGGAAGCTGGCAGCAGCGGACAAACTGCGGAGCCAGGCCTTTGTCAAAACAGAGCAGTCACCTCAGAAgccaagcaaaagag CTTGCTTCTGGAAATATTGTGTCACCAACTGA